In the genome of Acanthopagrus latus isolate v.2019 chromosome 4, fAcaLat1.1, whole genome shotgun sequence, the window TACAAACTCAATAGGGTTCTACCCCTTCTTGGTTAGAACCCTAATGAGTACTGGTACAAACTCAGTAGTGTTCTACCCCTTCTGGGTTAGAACCCTAATGAGAGGCTACCATATTGGTCATCCTCAGAGATGGCAAAGACCCAGTGTGCTGTGAAGGTTACAGACCCATTAGCCTGCTGTGTCATGATCAAAAGTTGCCAACCAGTAATTTGGCAAAAAGGATGCAAAAAAATTTGTAACAAAATTAATTATTCGAGACCAGTCTGGCTTCATTCCTGGTTGGCAATGAGCCTGCAACATTAAAGGGATGCCTTATAACATGGATATTTTTGTATAGAACACTGGCATCTATGGGAATTTGGGGTTAAATACAAAAATCCAAAGTTGTGTGTCAGAGGAAATGGTGgtgttctgattttttttcagccttgaGAGAGAGGTCAGATAGGTAGATTGCCTCAGTCCATTACTTTTTGccatatattatattaaatattatattaaacCGCTAGCTGCTTTAAATTAGACAAAATAATAACATCACAGGCATAAGTGATTCAAGTCGAACAGATCATGAGATTTCCTACTACTGTGGACAATTTATTGATGTACGTCAGCAGCCTAGTTAACTGTCTTTATGAAAAAATATGGCAACCTCTCAGGGTACCAAATTAACCAATCAAAGTCAGAGGCGATGATGCTGATAGGGCAATGGCCCACAAAATGGTCAGGAAAATGGTAATATTGCTGGTCCTAGCAAGTGCTTCAGATACCAAGGGAAATTATAACTTCTGAAATTACTCAGTTGTTTACAACTAATTATGGAGAACTGATGGGCTTTGTAAGAAATGACCTTAGTAGGTGGGAAGTCCTCCCCTTATCCCTAATCAGGGCAAGTGTAAACAGTACAAATGAACATACGGCCAAGCCTATTTTTCCCGTTCCAATGTTAACCTTAGAGATACCTACCTCTACTTGTAAGATAATTATTAAATGCCTGTCTAGCTTCATGTGGCAAAATAAAAGACcccaaattatttaaattttttttatgtttttaagagATTTGAGTGCCTCATTTTACCCAACAATTATTTGAAGGATGTGATCTTAGGTATATGGAACAACTTAGGTGTAAATAAATTGAGcccatgttttctttcagtatgTCCAACTGAGAAattatttacagaaacacaaagaatggCAAAAATGATGTTCCTCACCATCTACTtccagattattattttttaataaacaaaGGGACTATTACAAAGAAGACACTGAAAGAGCTGACTGGCAAGGCAACAAGCAAAAGTGCCTGTCTGGCAGTATTTCTGATTTAAACTCAGTCATGATAAAGAACCTGATACATTAAATGAGGAAGAAGTAGATGTAATCTCACTAAAGAAGCTGGAAGTGTGCAGCCTGttgcctgcagctcctcatccAACAGGACCTTCTTGCCCATAAAAACTACTTCCTGACATATTTAAAATTGATCTGCCATTTTTTTGCGAAGAATTAGGTTTTTATTGCATAAAAAGGggtttaataaaaagaaaacgagAAATAATTTTGTGGAAGGGCTAGCAGTTTGAGACCTTTGATGTAGAAAGATGAGGCTAGCAGTAGCatcactgcagcaacaacactcgtgcgtttacatgacacacacgaaaaccgaattactgctttagtctgactatgattggatttttaagatttatgtatacaccttagtctgactaaaatcggatcggatttctcatagtcggattaatacacctagattatttgattgatagtcgcattactcttgcatgtatacgctccatcagatcggatcagatttttgcgttctgcgcaggctcgagatttttcTTTGCCGGGGCCGTGAGctggaagtagaaggacggcggTGGCTTTCCTCCGgaataaccgcaagcaagagcgcaattgtgcatctagtttgtgtaattatcatgtacaccatatacgaaattTACAAAGATGAAGtttctcctcgctcttcgtaTGGaatctttctcgaatgccgaggcagctggtgacgtaaagaggtcgGCCGGAGATGGCTCTCTATTACcgctagttgaaatgggtactGCGCCACCTATTGTACaggggtatgacatgcttcggccagtaattcgattttctcaccggcatgtatactctgacaattgcagttgtctgattgagcaccatagtcgaactatggctgtaatctgactagCTGTGACTCTCAGGTAGAGGCAGTAAGTGTGACCCAGGTGTGACAAATGTTAAACAGGTAGGATGTACACACTGAattgaagtgaaaacaaaatggtagTACAGATGGATTATGATTGATGGCTCagtgaaatgtgtatttaatttcctttttccttgTCATTACTTATGTGATTTTAGGTATGAtttgttggtaaaaaaaaaaaaggagaaataaaaatatgtatctTTAACAAACATCCTGAACTTTTTTAGGCAGGGAAGATAACTGACCATGGATTACTTTTAACAATTTTCTTGAcaaagtccagttgcctaccTTTTCAGACTAACAGTATAGGAGCAATTGCCTTTTATCATGGGAGTTGTTCCTTAAATGCTATCCACGTAAGGCACCAagtttaaaggagaacttcagtcgatttaatcatgcatGTGTAAAGTTCTGGCTCTAcgctgttagctgtcaatgctaactctccgttcacagagccctgtaatggttggaccaaatgtgttcgcgtctttggtactggcaagtcaagggtggcttgagcaatgaagctacgtgattaaatcgaccgaagttctcctttaactgTAATGTAATCCTTTTCATGTTGAATCTGTGTTGTGGATTTAGTTGGAGGAGAGTCGCTGCATGCAGAAGCGGCTGAAGGCCTTGCAGAAGAAGCAGTCTCAGATTGTAAAGGAGAAGATCCACCTGCAGGGGGAGCACAGCAAAGCCATCCTGGCCCGCAGCAAGCTAGAGAGTCTCTGTagggagctgcagagacacaacaagacCCTGAAGGTACACCTCATCCTACTTTTGCTGTATTCATCAAAGTAATTTTCATCTTGTGTTGTGGCTTGACAATATGTCATTAGGCAAATCACCACAAAATAAGTATTTTCACAACATAAGTTCATGACCAGTACAGTTTAAAGCATGCCTATTCAATTAGTGGCCCGTGGGCCACATGCGGCCCAGAGCCAACCCCCAAATGGCCCGGCGTGCCTGAATTGAAGAGATGCGGGGACAAATTTCATTTGTAGTGTTTGAGACAGTAAATGCAACGCTCCACATAGCTTAGTAAGTCTGCCCACAATGCAGCACGTTGTTTTGATGCGGTTCTGTCAGAAGTAGTTCTAAGACAGCCAGGCaatttggctatcaataataataaatgattatttGGGATAATGATTAATTATGATACATAATGTGATCCAATTTGCATTAGATCAACTCGTggcaccacccttgaagaagggaaaagatagCAATTTTACTAAATTGGTCTTATAAAAATGTACTGAACTGCTTATAACTGCTTAATAATTAACTTATTAACCACAACCAAATTTACCATAATAGCCAGTAATGTGTGAAGGATTTGGAGTTCTTGACAGAGTAGAGGTTAgcaacattcactcttgtacGATATTAAATAGACAGCAAGAAGGTTCAAAAGTCTTTATTCCATGGTCTGGGGGAAaactcgattctgattggctgcaggatgtccattaacccctgatatatggacacctactaagtagtGCCAGTGAAATTGTCTGTTCACCGTTCTAAATCAATGCACTAGCTGGCGTATCAAATCTGAGTATTTTACatatttccaacactgagtgcagtccatcagtccttcagtgccttatcctctgaacaccacagggtggcgacTTACCCTCTAAAGTGAATAATCTCACATCCCGTTCACTGTTCAACTCTCTACTTCAGGCTACGGACACAGTAACGTTAGACACGGGCGATCATTTGTTCGTGAAAATCTTGctattgatttggggacaatgacatgactggttagctagctagctagctagctactgtcaaattatatttactatTTGTCAACCGTACGCAATGTTATTGAgtttgaatcttgctagcatagtgttagctttctggctcatcgctgagcggactagaatatctcccATTGCCAAGTCATATCTATGGTCCATCttatttactggaggagtgagAAGAATCTTACGGGAGACTAATGATTGTTCCAGatattagtcaaaccctcaggcaTTACCAGGCAAACTAAGGTACGgtttgtgaaaaactttatattttgattgtaaaacgtatgaaaatataaatgaatggtccgaatttcttttctttggcaagtgaccataGTATAAGTGGGATAATGCCcttcgaggtgtccataatcagcTGTGCGTTGGACGGTTCTTAGGCCTCCGCGTCATCCATTAactcctgattatggacacctccttgggcattatcccttacttattcaacacaaagatgaaagcacatgatctgtgtgtgtgtgtgtgtgcatgtgtgtgtgtgtctggcagaacaaagaaacaatggcGGTCACTAGCTCTTTTTAGATggaaaggtggcacatttgctccaaggtaagggcggcaatgtgacgtgacgtgaagcttgaagttgggctgtgaacagttacaacaaatttgtcttataaaataagagctttacattgcaccccattggagtttagaactgggttaTTAgcgggggggcttttaattaGAAAGTAGCTACCGTTCCTAacttgccgacacaacaacaagataACATAACCAAACAGGTACAGAGACCGAAGAGAcactagcatctcctggatctcagcggctgtccagttgctcatcttaatgtccgcggatgaaatgatggactgactactgtgatcagctgtttcttggttttaaaactccccggctgtgggaCGCACAGGTGCAGGTAAGCAacacctctgcccatctcacGCAGAGGCTGGAACATTTATGCCtcatttttagatagcaggcgaggcggaaataagtgtaccctctgaggcggaaaatcggcggaccaaagcagacccccaatttgcccacctctgtctaaaaccacgAACCGAGCCACCAAAGGatgggcaaattggcggcttgcttCCCTGTATAAAAATGGCAACTGATATCACATGTGGGTGTGATATGCTCTAGGCTCAAGGTATGTGTGGAATGTGCTTTCAAATcaaaagccccccgctaagatGGCggttctaaactccaatggggtgcaatgtaaagctcttattttgaagacaaatttgttgtcactgttcactgcccaactttGAGCTTtacgtcacgtcacatgtttacgcctacccctAGATATATGGACGTATTTTATCCATAAGTATTGGAGAGTGCTGTTGGACAGAAAACTTTTCTCTCCatatttcaacttttcaactttttttccaacatatttccactgtttttttttcatgatatgaTGCTACTGcatcatcactgtcactgtgtagCAGATCTACAAGTTAAACACATTGCAACACGTTGAGAGCTTGTCGATCTTATGTACTTATTGAcctaaattaatttgttaaaaGACAAGTTCACATTCAGATTTACATATATTCAAATTTTGTCCACAAGTTCACATTGTCTGAGAGAGgtgcacaaatatgttttgcacaAAATATACTACAACAATTGGAGCAAAAATGTGAgcgtgtcatttttttaaatctgtgactTGTAAAATAGGATTTGTGCACCTGTAATTAAGTATGTGTGAATGCGtaagtgttttgtatttgtggagagaaaaaaaatctacaagtacacaactcataGAGTACGTGACTACACATTTACTGACACACATATACAATCACTGTATACAACTACAAATTCCACTGTTATGGTCCTCAAACCTTTGGCACCTTCATACAGGTGGCTGTCCAAAGGTAAAGCACTGGAGCGTTTCTGTGATCTCAGAGAGGAGATTACAACtttcctccacagcagcaaGCACAAAAAGCCAGGCTCATGCTTGAAAAACATACTGGACAGCAACTGTAACATATCCGGCCCAGctacatttcttcattttaaaatttagCCCAAATGAATTTGTAATTGAATAGCCCTGGTTTAAAGTCTCAGGAATATCATTCACTTGGTTCTAAATTTGTCCCCAGCTTGTCAGCTTTTTAATGTTGACAGTTGTGCTCTCCAAGGTGCAGTGCTTTGCTGTGTATATTATGTCATTTGTTGTCACTGCGAAGGagtccctctcctcccctgtcctcTTTTAAATTCCTTGTTGAGCTCCTGTCTTCCCACTCATGTCACCTAATAGGAGGAAAATGCCCAGCGGTCCAGGGAGTACGAAGAGCAGCGGAAGGAGGCCATGCTCCACTTCCAGATGACCTTGAGCGACATTGAGGTGCAGATGGAACAGCATAGCTCCCACAACACCAAGCTGAGGCAGGAGAACATGGAACTGGCCGAGAAGCTCAAAAAGCTCATTGAGCAGTACGAGCTTCGAGAGGAGGTAGGGCTGCCCAGGAGTCACATAATTGGCTTGTTGAGTTAACCTTAACCTGTCCTGTCCTGGCCACCACACCAAATGCACATGTGTCAGCaaactttatttagttttggtggtgtttaaaaatatttaaagggAAGATAAAGTAACTATGTGGTGACCCCATCTTGATCATGTGGTAGCACTTGCATGTTTTCTGGCTCAGGCAAACTagtttgtattgtattttaagTATTCTTAAGTTCTGGTAATGGTAAAGCAGATTAATTTATAAAGCTCTATACACTACAAAAGCAAGCTAAAAGCTAAATGCTAGCTAtgttattttacagtgaaaCCGCAGAGTTCTTAAAAATCGAATAAAAATACCATAACAAAAGCTTTATTCATTTACAGTGAAGTTCTTCTGTCTTTGATAGAATCTGTGAAGATGACAGTAGATGTCCGATGACTGTATGACTTTCTTCAACAGGACAGTCAATAAAAGTGACTTTAAGTGAATTTGAGGTCCCCTTGATAATCATAAACACTGGTATATCTGGACTCTTATTGTTAAAGGTGTGTCTGTAATGCTGATTAAACGGTTGACAGCACTGGTTCAGGCTCAAATTACAGAACCACCATATCCGTAAACATTAGGAATTCTGTCTTGATGTGatgtacactatattaccaaaagtattcgctcacctgcctttactcattctatgaactgaagtgccatcccattcctaactcatagaattcaatatgatgtcggtccaccttttgcagctattacagcttcaactcttctgggaagactgtccacaaggttgaggagagtgtttataggaatttttgaccattcttccaaaagcgcattggtgaggtcacacactgatgttggtcgagaaggcctggctctcagtctccgctctaattcatcccaaaggtgttctatcgggttcaggtcaggactctgtgcaggccagtcaagttcatccacaccagactctgtcatccacgtctttatggaccttgctttgtgcactggtgcacagtcatgttggaagaggaaggggcccgctccaaactgttcccacaaggttgggagcatggaattgtccaaaatgttttggtatcctgaagcattcaatgttcctttcactggaactaaggggccaagcccagctcctgaaaaacaaccccataccataattcctcctccaccaaatttcacagttggcacaatgcaatctgaaatgtaccgttctcctggcaacctccaaacccagactcgtccatcagattgccagatggaaaagcgtgattcatcactccagagaacgcgtctccactgctctagaggccagtgacggcgtgctttacaccattgcatccgacgccttgcattgcacttggtgacgtgtggcttggctgcagctgctcggccatggaaacccattccatgaagctctctgcgtactgtacttgggctaatctgaaggtcacatgaagtttgtagctctctagcaattgactgtgcagaaagtcggcgacctctttgcactatgcgcttcagcatccgctgacccctctccgtcactttacgtggcctaccacttcgtggctgagttgctgttgttcccaaacgcttccattttgttataatagagctgacagttgactgtggaatatttaggagcgaggaaatttcacgactggatttgttgcacaagtggcatcctatgacagttccacgctggaattcactgagctcctgagagcggcccattctttcacaaatgtcttgtttcacagtctgcatgcctgagtgcttgaatttatacacctggggccaggccaagtgattagaacacctgattctgatcatttgaatgggtgagcgaatacttttggtaatatagtgtatgagTAATGATGGCAGTATGTATTAGCAATAGACATGTCATCCataggaataaataaataattagatAAAATGCGTGATGGACTCATAAAGCCTGTTATATCTCTTGATAACAGAGAATTTAACAAATTGCTGGGCCTTGCATCACATGAGGCCCAGTTAAGGAGTGTTTATGCAACAATAAAAGGGAGATTTACGTTAAATTTAGCTATCAATAATTATCAATGATTATTTGGGatgattattaattataatgAATAATATGATCCAATTAGATCACATCGgggcaccacccttgaagaaagaaaaagataaatcGGTCCCATAAAAATGTACTGAACAGTTTATAACTCTGGTTAATAATTTacttaataactacaaccaaaTTTACCATAACAGGTAGAAATGGTTGAAGGATTTTGGAGTTCTTGACAGTGTACaggttggcaacattcactcttgttGAATTGTTGAATAGACAGTAAGAAGGTTCAAAAGTctttattcaacacaaagatgaaagtACGCAATCTAACTAACATGTAGTAGATacaggtaggtgtgtgtgtatgtgtgtgtgtgtctgtcagaacaaagaaacaatagAGGTCACTGATATCACATGTGGGTGTGATATGCTCTAGgctcaaggtgtgtgtgtgtgtgtgtgtgtgtgtgtgtgtgtgtgtgtgtgtgtgtgtgtgagagacatgATGCCAGATTATAGAAGATGGTTAGTTGTATGCATAgaccctgagtctgtgtgaagacTAACGTCAAATTAGACGTCTAGGAAAGCAAACTACCAATAACTTGACCTAAGGTCACAGTAATACCAACAGTGAACGAACACATACATTGAACACAAATGCATTACATCAACCAGAGTTTAAAGTCCTGCTCAAGTTACCAGTCTGTGAAGAAAAGGTGCCGGTGGTTGCAGAAGAATGTTGGGGTTCCGGTGTTGAGCaatgctgttcttgctgtgccAGGGTTGATGAAAGtcggcagaggaggaaactggtcGCTCCTTTCATTTGCAAGGATAGCAGCTTGGTGCTAACGTGCTTGATGTTCCACACATCCTCAGATTGGCAGGATCTTGtgtcgctgcagtgaggagaagttcttTGGGCCTGCTGGCAATGCAGCTTGTAGCTCTCCACAACTTGTTGGGCCCAGAAGAAGAGATcttgagggcaggcagcccTGTGGGGGAGGCGGAGAGGAGCCCTGGAAGAGCCGAAGTTGAATGAGTAGAGGGCgttgagtgagagagagggaacaatGAAAGCGCTGGGGTTTTGACTACCtgattggggggggggtcaccCTGACTAATAGTAGCTCAAACCTGAATTTTCCACCTAGGTGTGACgaatggggaattctgggacactgagttcagttcagagtcaattttgaaatccacaatgcatgacttcatctgtgggtcTCAACAAAGTGACACATCCAATCATTTAAGAGAAAAATTCCAAGTGTGCCTCCTCCCTGGCTCACTTAAACATCATATCATCAGTGTCAGCGACTTCAGCCATGTTGCATGATTAACAATTATTTAAGAAACTGCTTGGTTGTAAGCTGAACAATATTCACCTGTTTGAAGGCTGAATGTTATTTAGTATTATATGGTTAGACACAGTCGGCAACCTCCAACCTCACACTCTGATGTATCATCTTGGGTTTACTCGTTATCGCAGCAGCTGACCAAATTAGACACACTGATATCTTTTGATAGAATTACAGAGTCTTCTGATTTggtaattgttaaaaaaaaattcgTTAAGTACGCAACTAACCATGATGTTTAGCAGGTTAAGTTGTTTCTAGacattttattgatgaaatTTTGCATATTTTGCCTCTCTATTTTATCTTTGATATTTGTCATAGTTGCTTGCAGCACAATGAAACTCTGATGTACCTTTCCTGCAGCACATAGACAAAGTGTTCAAGCacaaggagctgcagcagcaactgaTGGACGCCAAATTGCAGAGAATTACTGAGATGATGAAAGAAgtggaggagaagcagcagagagagagagactttgtgAGTACATCTTCTGTGCCTGTTCTTTTTCTTATGGTCTCTCCTAGTTCTCAGACGTAAATAGCCAGCAGATGAAGTGTGTGCTGTACCTGTGAGAGCTGTAGAACTGACTGTACTGTGATATATCAGCTGCTGAAGGATGCCACAGAGTCCAGGCAGAAGTGTGAGCTGATGAaggaacaggaaacacaactcaaacaacaggtaagaacacacacagtttcttgTTGGATGGCTCGCAAACACTGCAGCCAAAAACACTGGCTCTTTACAGGAAATGGACTGGAGAAGCCTTATATTTACCTTAGAAAATAACTTATCActactcttctctctctcagctgtctcTGTACATGGACAAGTTCGAGGAGTTTCAGAGCACTCTAGCTAAAAGCAATGAGGTGTTCACCACTTTCAGACAAGAGATGGAGAAGGTGAGGGCAAGATACACCTCACCTGTCATTTGTCAATGAcagactgacttcctgtttcctaGTTTCTTCTGGTTGTGTCTCACTGGTTTCACTGCTAACTATCTGTCTGGATCTTCCTCTAGATGACCAAGAAGATcaagaagctggagaaggaaaCAACACAGTGGAGGACCAAATGGGAGAATAACAACCAGGCCCTGCTGCAGATGGCTGAGGAGGTGATGTTTATGATCCGTGCTTCACAGTTAGCTTTTGGATGCTTTGGTAGAGtaagaaatataaaaagattaaaattaGATTAttaattttagaaaatgtgCCTATTCACATTTAGCGCCTGAACGTTTTTATCGGCCGGTAGGGCCCTTAAGTGGGCCCATTACAGACATAAatgtgattgtgtgtatgttttctgATAAGCGCTGATATGAAAAACTTATTTTACAAGCCATATAGTGCAGAAAACCAAGCCTGAAATAATTTAAAATTGTGATATTGTGTACAGAGCTCATTCCGACTCCACTCTTAACACCATTCTGAGACAGAGCAAGGCTAGCAGaatgttgcagtgtgtgtcacagctgaCTAGACACTAGTATGGATGAAGCAAAGTGAAGCAGTGTCTTCGTGGTAAGGTCTTAACTGGTTTGTGAGTGAAGCACACACTGGaaagttaataaataatgtccccatcattttctctttttaatacGGTGTCATTTCACCCTGTCATATTAACTTATATGGTAGTtgcttgctaatgttagcaagaTAGCTAGCTAGCCAGTTATAGTACAGTCAGTTATATAGCTGATTAAAAAATAAGTGTCTTAACAAATTTTTGCAGCTGAGGAGACAACTGTGTGGTGGTTTGAGTCTGAGACAAGTGTTGAGTGTTTACTTAATGTTGTATTGTCACTTGAGAGCTAGGTGCTGAGATTCAGTGCTGGAAAATATATGAGCAACATGCCCATACTTTACTCTCCTATGACAACCCCCATTATCTTACACACTTATCACATCTTTCCCATGTGAGTGAGGTTGTGCCCAGCTAGAGATTGTTAGTACACAAAATAGCAGATTGAAATGTAAGCAGTAAGCATCAGAGCATCTTTGTGCAGCTCAGCAGAAGACAGTCCACTGGAGTTTTGAGTCACTTGAGTGTTAATTACCTAATTTGTGAGAGACAAtgattaaaaggaaatgaacaaCATCCCCATCTTTTACTCTCAGAGAAAACTAAATTATTATAGTTGTTAATGCTAAAGGTTAATGGTGAAATATTGTTAAGATGACATAATGATAAAGAacaaaagcttttctgattGCAGGTTCATTGGAATAATGGTTCAGAATTGGAGCAAAGCTGCAGCATTAATCTTAAGAATCGTGAAGGGTTTAGTTGAGAGCAGATGTGGAATGTAATGACTCagactttattttattgtcattcGAATTTCCCTTTATAGTGCAATGGGACTGAAATTTTCATAATCAATGGCTCAGAATAGTGcaggataaaaacaacatgtacttacgtgaaaaataaatgatcaaaaa includes:
- the txlng gene encoding gamma-taxilin isoform X2, whose amino-acid sequence is METTEVCEIDVATRRIVGGSYSPPNLDSPGQEEVAEFGLGLCCAEEERGETPGREDSPSDLGEAELDPGGDPKTGEDKTFGKEVVLLMQALNSLATPEEKLAALCKKYADLLEESRCMQKRLKALQKKQSQIVKEKIHLQGEHSKAILARSKLESLCRELQRHNKTLKEENAQRSREYEEQRKEAMLHFQMTLSDIEVQMEQHSSHNTKLRQENMELAEKLKKLIEQYELREEHIDKVFKHKELQQQLMDAKLQRITEMMKEVEEKQQRERDFLLKDATESRQKCELMKEQETQLKQQLSLYMDKFEEFQSTLAKSNEVFTTFRQEMEKMTKKIKKLEKETTQWRTKWENNNQALLQMAEEKTLRDGHFKALQGKLELLERLCRALQKERNDLNNRLSLLQEQGDKGTAAPAEAEPQEASAGEEEEEEEEDDDGDDDDEEEEEEEGLPQGDSLKTESIHQASRLSEEGPTPAAIDKPTTAMMTTNQPAETPPTQQD
- the txlng gene encoding gamma-taxilin isoform X3 codes for the protein MQALNSLATPEEKLAALCKKYADLGQIIEDRVFCYSSNQLFHRHLGTMLEESRCMQKRLKALQKKQSQIVKEKIHLQGEHSKAILARSKLESLCRELQRHNKTLKEENAQRSREYEEQRKEAMLHFQMTLSDIEVQMEQHSSHNTKLRQENMELAEKLKKLIEQYELREEHIDKVFKHKELQQQLMDAKLQRITEMMKEVEEKQQRERDFLLKDATESRQKCELMKEQETQLKQQLSLYMDKFEEFQSTLAKSNEVFTTFRQEMEKMTKKIKKLEKETTQWRTKWENNNQALLQMAEEKTLRDGHFKALQGKLELLERLCRALQKERNDLNNRLSLLQEQGDKGTAAPAEAEPQEASAGEEEEEEEEDDDGDDDDEEEEEEEGLPQGDSLKTESIHQASRLSEEGPTPAAIDKPTTAMMTTNQPAETPPTQQD